The window aaagaagTAAGAATCATAGTTTAATtcagtttctttcttttcttgggTACTTTTATTTTCCAAACTGTTGAACAATGAAATAGACTTTTCTATTTTTATTGCCATCTAATATTCTCCTACGTTATTTGGTGTTTCGCTACTTTAGTCCTTCTCCCTATATATATCCCTCACTTATTCCTCATTCTCTTCCCAACACCACTACAATCTAAGCAACCAGCTTTTCTATAGACAGAAGTAGTagtcacatatatatatatatatattttgatccCATTTTCATCTTCTCCAATATTTTTTTCACTTTAAACTCGTTAAGAAAAATGGGATTTGAGAATGAGAAGAACAGCTCAATCTTATCTAAGCTCGCTACTAATGAAGAACATGGTGAAAACTCGCCATATTTTGATGGATGGAAAGCATACGATAACGATCCTTTTCACCCTCTGAAGAACCCTAATGGTGTTATCCAAATGGGTCTTGCTGAAAATCAGGTTTTTACTCAAACTTATGATTCAGTATTCCTCTATGATTTCTATGTTCTTTACTATATTTGCTTTCTCTGAATTAAGAAGAAGATgatgcatgcttatatatatatatatatatatttttttttttctcacCTCGGTTTGTCAAATTTATTTGCAGCTTTGTTTTGACTTGATTGAGGAATGGATTAAGAGAAATCCAAACGCTTCAATTTGCACCACAGAAGGAATCAAATCTTTCAGGGCCATTGCCAACTTTCAAGATTATCACGGCCTACCTGAATTCAGAAGCGTACGTATAGTATCACGCTATAGTCAGTTAAATTGCACTGATAATGTAAAACCTCGTCAGaataatatgagtttaattatattATATCTGTTGCAGGCTATTGCGAAATTTATGGAGAAAACAAGAGGGGGAAGGGTTACGTTTGATCCAGAGAGAGTAGTTATGGCTGGTGGTGCAACTGGAGCCAACGAAACAATTATATTTTGTTTGGCTGATACAGGCGATGCATTCTTAGTACCTTCACCATACTATCCAGCgtatgcatttttattttactcattatattttcatttgttttatttcttgcatTCTCCAGGGAGTATATTTCGTTTTCCATATCTTTTTATGTTGACTATTACATTAAAGGAaattaaaagaaacaagaaataaTGTGGGAATTTATTGTGTCTCTTTATGTTGGACGGCGTAACCATTGACTTGGAGAATTTAACCTTAATTGTCGGGGTCATCCACGTAAGCTCTTCAATTTTTCGTAATATTTTCCTGTAGTGGAATCCAGTTTGATGGTGAAGTTGGATAAACAGCTCAGTATTCACACTATATTATATTTGATTAGGGAAAATAAGAGAAATGGAATTAGTGATATAACAATTGTCAAACAGACAAGTAAACCCAAAATGAAAAAGATGACTAAGGTATGTAGTGGTCAATTCTTCTGAACTTTTTAGAGTAATTGAGTACGCTCTTTCCTGCTTGACCATGACACTCGAGCTAATATAAATTTTTAGACATTGATAATGACGTGTCAAAGATTTAAAAGATACAAGTCAAGATTGCTGCTCCATTTGtatatattctcttgttttcactaaatgaacaatttaacaatttaaagaaaaacaataaaataataactTGAAAGACCCACGTGGGGATGTTACAatacttttctttctctttttcaattTGGTCAATTGTTCTATATATAATACTCTAACTAATAATATTTtggcaattaattaattaatgcaGATTTAACCGGGACTTAAGATGGAGAACTGGAGTACAACTCATTCCAATTCCTTGCGACAGTTCCAACAACTTCCAAATCACTACAAAAGCTGTGAGAGAAGCATATGAAAATGCCCAGAAATCAAACATCAAAGTCAAAGGCTTGATTTTGACCAACCCATCAAATCCATTAGGCACCACTTTGGACAGAGACACACTGAAAAATCTCTTGACCTTCACCAACCAACATAACATCCACCTCGTTTGCGACGAAATTTACGCCGCAACTGTCTTTAATACACCTCAATTCGTCAGCATTGCTGAAATTCTCGACGACGAAACGAGCCATTGCAACAAAGATTTGGTTCATATCGTATACAGTCTTTCAAAAGACATGGGCTTACCAGGATTCAGAGTCGGAATCGTGTATTCATTCAACGATGCCGTCGTTAATTGTGCTAGAAAAATGTCGAGTTTTGGTTTAGTTTCCACTCAAACACAGTATTTGCTCGCTGAGATGTTATCCGACGAAAGATTCGTCTCAAATTTTCTAACTGAAAGCTCGAAGAGATTAGCTAAAAGACACAAACATTTCACTAACGGACTcgaagaagttggaattaaatgCTTGAGAAGCAATGCTGGACTTTTCTGTTGGATGGATTTGCGACCACTTTTGAAAGAGTCAACTTTCGACTCAGAAATGTCATTATGGAGAGTGATTATAAATGACGTGAAGCTTAATGTCTCGCCGGGATCTTCATTTGATTGTCAAGAGCCAGGATTTTTTCGAGTTTGTTTCGCTAACATGGATGATGAAACTGTGGATATTGCATTAGCGAGGATTCGGAGTTTTGTGGGTGTTAAGAAAAGTGGAGATGAATCGACTCCAATATTAATGGAGAAGAAGCAGCAATGGAAAAAGAACAATCTACGACTTAGTTTCTCGAAAAGAATGTACGATGAAAGTGTTAATTTGTCACCACTTTCATCTCCTATCCCTCATTCACCACTCGTTCGAGCTAGAACTTAAAACGGAggaatttgtttttatttttatttttatataagaagaagataaaggaaaagaaaagaggaatgTAGTAGAATGATTCTTTTcagaaataattaattgttaTATACTATGTATTTACTTGTACTGATCTATTGTGACATCATAATTTGTCTAATTAAACGCAAAAGGTCATGTGATCATGACTGAGGATTTGTTAGGAAATCAGAAAATATTCTCAATGATATTGGaatcttttaatttcttctactTTCTGGATTTGGTACAGgtagaattatatatatacaataagaTTACTTCTAGTTGATACACTCCACCAGTTCTTATTTTGGACGCGTGCACGTAGAAAATATACATTCATCAACAGCATATTAGCATATCAATCAACTGTGTGCCTAATCTATTTCTCAAATTCTCAATAAAAGTACTATCAGATTTAGCAGTTTATGATTTTGCAAGGTTGTTTGAATAAGTTCGCATAAGATTCAAACTAGTTCAAAAATAAATCGACTCAGCGGCACTATGTACATTTTTAAGTCTAGCCACTTCAATTTTTCGAATTTTAAGTTTCTTGTACTCCCTCTATCAAATTTATGTGACATATTATTCTTTTTGGTCTCTccagaaaaaaaaatacatatttttatatttagatATAATTTAGccttgtaaattttattttatccttaatgcGAATAACCATACAAGTatctataatttattttaaaccaCAACTTTAAAAagcttttactatttttttcttgtttcttacaCTTAGTGAGTATTGTACTTCTCATTCATTTACTATATCAATTTCTGCTTCTGATAATGACAAGTCGACGATAATATATATACCGTGCCATTTATCTAGTTTCCTTCTCATTGTGTGTCAATCTTTTCTTGATGCCTAAAGGATCGCCTATcgatttatagcctgtttggccaaacttctaaaatctgtttattttgagaagtgcttttattaaaagtgtttttcaaaaaagtactttgaTAAGAATcgatttgtgtttggctaattaatttgaaaaacacttttgaacagtaattagtgtttgaccaagcttttgaaaactgcttctaagtgtatttttctcaaaagtgtttctcagaaaagtgcttttggagagaagctacatttttttgcttttcaaaaactgcttttgcttctcctcaaaaacacttttttttcccctctaaaagcttggccaaacacttcaatttTTGGCCCaagaaaagcttggccaaacaggctattagcaTTGCGATCTAAAAACAattcttaattttcctctcttttttcaaCATAGCTAGCAACCATGATTGATCTTTGTTTTTTGGAAGTTTCGTATGCCCAATATCAATACGAAACAAATACTGCTTCACGAGCCTGGTCATTCCTGAAAGGTTGAAAAAAAGAGATTATGGTAGTGATTCTGATTGTTGATAAAGGGAAAGAGTAAGAGACTAATTATAAGAGAGGATGCAAGTAAATTTCTAATGAAAGTCGTCAATTGCCAATTTATTTGATGAAAAAATTTAAACCCAAAAATAACAATTTTGCACAACCAAAGAGACCACGCTAACTCAAAATAGGAAAGAACATCTCATGTTATAATTCCTATAATTGACCAGAGTGGCCATATCTCTAAGCCTTGTACTTTGTCTTTGGAAacagatgtcatatatatatCACTGTGTTTTGCATCTATCATCATAAGTCAATATCATGATTCACTCAAATGTTTAAACTCCAATAATTCCGTGACTAATAAATCCATCACATACGTATGTAGAAGAAAGATTTTGACTCTGTTATAAGATTAAGATGAATTTATGATATTGACACTAATTAAAGAAAATTTGGCGACTTTGCTGGAAAGATATTGTTAGGGTACTGCAATATTACTCACATATATAATGTATGCGTGTTCATATTTTAATGGTCTAAAGTATGAGGCAAGGATAGTCAGAAGAAGATCAGAAATATATTTGATAAGAATAATTAGATTTGGTACAACAATTGAAAaactacacacacacacaaaatcaatcaacttttaaaaatattctGATAGCTGAGAATTTAAAAGATTTAATATGATTTAGGGAAAAGAAATATCAGCCTTCGTGTTATATGAAAATATCTCCTAAATAGTCTGGAAATCTTTTCCGGAAACTATATTATTTGTttctagaaaaaaaaattgatgattttgtgggaatgaaatattaagaaaatattacTCAAATATATAAATGTACGCATTCAGTTGTCACTACTTTAAAATCAATAAAAAGTCTTTATCCTTGCGACAAAACTTTATTTTCTGATAGAGAAAAATTAAAATCGAATTTAACAAGTAAGATAGGTTTAGAGAAATAATATTGACTTTTTTCGTGTTCGGAAATAGCCCTTGTAAATGTATGCTTGCCTTTACTCTTTGCTTCAAGGTATGACTTTGGCCAAAGAAAAGTGGAAAATTTATCGAAAAGAATTGGATTTATTGGAAGACAACCTGACAGTGGGGTCCAATTCAAATTCTTGGCTGACTTTCTAATCTTTGAGTCAACAGCCACCTCCTAGTCTTTGACTTCGATACAATAATTATATGtgcgaactctttttttttgggtaaaaGTATATAATTTAATATCAAAATATTGACTCATGGGTTAATACTAACGACGTCTTAAACATGGATTTTGCTTCCTTCGGCTTTTTTCGTGATTTGTTTTGATACGATTGTtaaaattgcaagaaaaataaaaggcaTAGCCATATAATTTTACTACTTATTGGAAATAAGTGTTGTTACACCCAGTGGCGGAGACAGAATTTTTgttaaggggtgtcaaaatatataaaaataaacatactagcaaattaaggggagtcaatgcatagtatatatacatataatttatttattttacctaCCTATACAATGTATTTTTCCCGCGAAGGGGTGTCAaataaggtggctccgccactggttaCACCGAAAAGAGATAAGTGCTTTTAAttttagagctatataaaaaattatagccagaataattaatttcaaactatgtatatttttataactttttagatgctttgactatttatttcaattgtataaatctttattttcaggtcaaattcaaaaaaatattaactaaaactttattatctttcgccaaataaaaaaatgtagcctaaataatgtagttctatcgatattttattataaattatattcgaaaaaaattatctaaaaaagtaacatacttaaaaaggtaaaatatattttatttttaaaaaaatgccaCATATACTAAAAAGTCCACGTGGCAGGCAAGTGCGCCCACACTCTTTGCCACCTTAGCGTCGCGGAGGGAGGGGGGGCTAATGACTCTCAAAAAGCCAAGTTGAGGGGGGTAATTAAGACCACGAATAGTTTAAGGCTGTAACTAATAATCCGTGTCAAGTATAAGGaggttttaaggtattttgcctAATTATATAACTGAGTTGTAATGAAATTTACTTATTTAAAAATTACATCAAAGATATTTTTATACTTACAAACTTTAAATACTAATTTgttatttaagaaaatatattttgattcTCAAAATATTAATAGTATTTATTTACCTTTTATACATAAGTGTATACAAAGTAAAAGACTTTGTTTATGCAAGATAAGGATGGTTCTAAAACATGGGTCAAGTTGAGTGGGTTGGGCTATGATCCATTGTTTAGTCCATTTTGACTCATCCCATCTTAGTCCAAGTATACTTTTGAATGGATTGGGCAATGAATCATttatgtaaaaattgcacggggcgccctatttggtcgcccccatttaacttataccaattttttttaaaacttttaatttatatcccactttttaaacaacttcagtcccctttctcctcctcaaagttttatcttttctttttccagaaGTAAGATTCATCCTCTccttcttcttatttctcttttcaatCATTTTTTCCTTTTCGCCGACACCCTCAGTTGTAAAGGTTCTATCTTGGTTTTGCAACTTGAACCTTATGCACAATTTTGAGACAAGagaaattaattattaattttatattGTTGTTTGGTGAATTGGGTTTGGCGGAAATTGGAGATTTCAGTTGTCGATTGGATTGGTAATATGTTGATGTTTCCTTGTTCCTGTTAATGTTGCTTTAAGTTACTTCGTGTGGGTACAACATGCCCCTTagagctctagagctgaagttcgccagttacaaaacaaaaacttcagctctagagctgaagttcgccagttacaaaaaaaaaaaaacttcaactctagagctg of the Nicotiana tabacum cultivar K326 chromosome 7, ASM71507v2, whole genome shotgun sequence genome contains:
- the LOC107831434 gene encoding 1-aminocyclopropane-1-carboxylate synthase codes for the protein MGFENEKNSSILSKLATNEEHGENSPYFDGWKAYDNDPFHPLKNPNGVIQMGLAENQLCFDLIEEWIKRNPNASICTTEGIKSFRAIANFQDYHGLPEFRSAIAKFMEKTRGGRVTFDPERVVMAGGATGANETIIFCLADTGDAFLVPSPYYPAFNRDLRWRTGVQLIPIPCDSSNNFQITTKAVREAYENAQKSNIKVKGLILTNPSNPLGTTLDRDTLKNLLTFTNQHNIHLVCDEIYAATVFNTPQFVSIAEILDDETSHCNKDLVHIVYSLSKDMGLPGFRVGIVYSFNDAVVNCARKMSSFGLVSTQTQYLLAEMLSDERFVSNFLTESSKRLAKRHKHFTNGLEEVGIKCLRSNAGLFCWMDLRPLLKESTFDSEMSLWRVIINDVKLNVSPGSSFDCQEPGFFRVCFANMDDETVDIALARIRSFVGVKKSGDESTPILMEKKQQWKKNNLRLSFSKRMYDESVNLSPLSSPIPHSPLVRART